Proteins encoded in a region of the Salvelinus namaycush isolate Seneca unplaced genomic scaffold, SaNama_1.0 Scaffold1436, whole genome shotgun sequence genome:
- the LOC120036687 gene encoding butyrophilin subfamily 1 member A1-like has product KFEVLNPTRDIVAVAGDDIILPCYIKPNISAEDMRVEWFRFNLPDTQSNIRVHLYQDGRDKYHDQISSYEGRTSLFKEELKKGNTSLKLTRVQGTDDGFYKCLVQSKTHYDDATVQVYITATGSKPEVFIEGEKEGGVALLCVSKGWFPEPELEWLDSKGVTLSAGSSETDRDYEGFYIVKLKTIVKETDTNVFTCRLRQKQLHEVMETEFHVPSELFFFHTHTWRVAFVVIVSLGVVLVSIINVAILAFNIWRWKGLRIDYVNVTLDPDTAHPKLILSEDGKQVRCGNIKQDLPDNPERFDTGHYVLGKEGFSSRRFYYEVQVEGNTGWTLGMAKESINRKGKIDLNTENGCWTLCLMDGKYNIFTGPSVTLCLREKPQKVGVFVDYKEGQVSFYNVEARSHIFSFTGYTFTEKLYPLFYCGTIDNSAPLVITPVDVTD; this is encoded by the exons AGAAGTTTGAGGTTCTTAATCCGACTCGTGACATTGTTGCTGTGGCTGGTGATGACATCATTCTGCCCTGTTACATCAAACCCAACATCAGCGCTGAGGACATGAGAGTTGAATGGTTCAGATTCAACCTCCCAGACACTCAGTCAAACATCCGCGTCCATCTCTACCAAGACGGCAGAGACAAATACCATGATCAGATCAGCTCCTACGAGGGAAGGACATCATTGTTTAAAGAGGAACTGAAGAAGGGCAACACCTCTTTGAAGCTGACCAGGGTACAAGGAACTGATGATGGATTTTACAAATGTCTTGTTCAGTCTAAGACACATTATGATGATGCTACTGTTCAAGTCTACATAACAG CTACAGGATCCAAGCCAGAGGTTTTcattgagggagagaaagaaggaggggtGGCTCTGCTGTGTGTATCTAAAGGCTGGTTCCCTGAGCCTGAGTTGGAGTGGCTGGACAGTAAAGGGGTCACTCTGTCTGCTGGATcttcagagacagacagggactaTGAGGGATTCTACATAGTCAAATTAAAGACCATCGTAAAGGAGACTGACACCAACGTCTTTACCTGCAGACTGAGACAGAAGCAGCTCCATGAGGTGATGGAGACAGAGTTTCACGTCCCTA GTGAGCTGTTcttttttcacacacacacatggagagTGGCGTTTGTAGTGATTGTCTCTCTGGGCGTTGTCCTTGTGAGCATTATCAATGTGGCCATATTAGCCTTCAACATCTGGCGCTGGAAGGGTTTGCGCATCGACTATG TGAATGTGACTCTAGACCCTGATACAGCACATCCTAAACTCATCCTGTCTGAAGACGGGAAACAAGTGAGATGTGGAAACATTAAACAGGATCTCCCTGACAACCCAGAGAGGTTTGATACTGGtcactatgtcctgggaaaggAGGGCTTCTCCTCAAGGAGATTCTACTATGAGGTGCAGGTGGAGGGGAATACTGGGTGGACTTTAGGAATGGCCAAAGAGTCCATCAACAGGAAGGGGAAGATTGACCTGAACACTGAGAATGGATGCTGGACTTTGTGTCTGATGGATGGAAAGTATAACATTTTCACTGGTCCCTCTGTCACCCTCTGCCTGAGAGAGAAGCCCCAGAAGGTGGGGGTGTTTGTGGATTATAAGGAGGGTCAGGTCTCCTTCTAtaatgtggaggccaggtctcaTATCTTCTCTTTCACTGGCTACACCTTCACTGAGAAACTCTATCCATTATTTTATTGTGGTACTATTGATAACTCAGCCCCACTGGTCATCACTCCTGTAGATGTCACTGACTGA